A section of the Ignavibacteriales bacterium genome encodes:
- the aspS gene encoding aspartate--tRNA ligase — MNYKQRTHTCGELRATDAGKIITLTGWVDFQRDLGGVIFVVVRDRYGKTQVVFNPQNNPQLHQQAASLRSEDVISVSGKVNHRPDGMINPNMPTGEIDVTAEELTIVTKADVPPFGITDDVNASEELRLQYRYLDLRRPAMQKNFITRHHMYQITRKYYDELKFIEVETPILMKSTPEGARDYLVPSRVHHGKFYALPQSPQTYKQLLMVSGMDRYFQIVKCFRDEDLRADRQPEFTQIDVEMSFVDEEDIYRVTEGLMKRFFKEIKGIDIQTPFPRLTYKDAIEMYGSDKPDLRFDLKFTNINELVQDSGFKIFADVVKKGGDVAGFVASQCANYSRSQLDLLTDLAKKLGAGGLVWMKVTADTVESPIEKFIGKEVLTSIKNKMKANVGDLILLISDSWIKTYTILGNLRLEIGKRLNLLDESKNNLLWVTDFPMFEYDEIEKRYVAVHHPFTSPKLEDLSLLDSDPSKAHARAYDLVFNGSEIAGGSIRIHDRALQSKVFGLLGISEEQAKKKFGFLLEAFRYGAPPHGGIAYGFDRICMLLTGEKSIRDVIAFPKTTSAMSLMDESPSEVDEAQLKELHIKIV, encoded by the coding sequence ATGAATTATAAACAACGTACACACACCTGTGGAGAATTAAGAGCAACTGATGCGGGAAAGATTATTACTCTTACCGGTTGGGTAGATTTTCAGCGTGATCTTGGCGGAGTTATCTTTGTTGTCGTCCGTGATCGTTACGGCAAAACTCAGGTTGTATTTAATCCGCAAAATAATCCTCAGCTTCATCAGCAAGCTGCCTCTCTTAGAAGTGAAGATGTTATTTCCGTATCTGGTAAAGTGAATCATCGTCCGGATGGTATGATTAATCCTAATATGCCAACGGGTGAAATTGATGTCACCGCGGAAGAACTTACAATAGTAACTAAAGCCGATGTACCGCCGTTCGGAATAACTGACGATGTTAACGCGAGCGAAGAGTTGCGTCTCCAATATCGATATCTTGATCTCCGTCGGCCCGCAATGCAGAAGAACTTTATAACTCGTCATCATATGTATCAGATTACACGCAAATATTATGATGAGCTGAAATTCATCGAGGTAGAAACCCCGATACTTATGAAGAGCACTCCGGAAGGTGCACGCGATTATCTTGTTCCGAGTCGGGTTCACCATGGAAAATTCTACGCGCTTCCGCAATCGCCGCAAACGTACAAGCAATTGCTGATGGTTTCAGGGATGGATAGATATTTTCAAATTGTGAAATGTTTCCGCGATGAAGATTTGCGCGCAGATCGTCAACCTGAATTCACTCAGATCGATGTTGAAATGTCTTTTGTTGATGAAGAAGATATTTATCGGGTGACGGAAGGTTTGATGAAGCGGTTCTTTAAAGAGATTAAAGGAATCGATATACAAACTCCGTTTCCACGTTTGACATACAAAGACGCGATTGAAATGTATGGTTCGGATAAACCGGATTTAAGATTTGATTTGAAGTTCACCAATATAAATGAGTTGGTTCAAGATTCAGGATTCAAGATTTTTGCAGATGTTGTAAAAAAGGGTGGAGATGTTGCCGGATTTGTTGCGTCGCAATGTGCAAATTATTCACGTAGTCAGCTTGATCTCCTTACTGATCTCGCAAAGAAATTAGGCGCAGGTGGATTGGTATGGATGAAAGTTACAGCAGATACCGTTGAATCACCGATCGAAAAATTTATCGGTAAAGAAGTCCTTACCAGCATCAAGAATAAAATGAAAGCTAATGTCGGTGATCTTATTTTACTAATCTCCGATAGTTGGATAAAGACGTACACCATACTTGGTAATCTCCGGCTTGAAATCGGCAAAAGATTGAATCTTCTAGACGAATCGAAAAATAATTTGTTATGGGTTACTGACTTCCCGATGTTCGAATATGATGAAATCGAAAAAAGGTACGTGGCAGTCCATCATCCATTCACATCACCAAAGTTGGAAGATTTATCGTTGTTAGACTCCGATCCGTCAAAAGCTCACGCGAGAGCGTACGATTTAGTTTTTAACGGAAGTGAAATTGCAGGTGGAAGCATTCGTATTCATGACCGTGCATTGCAGAGTAAAGTATTTGGATTGTTAGGAATCAGCGAAGAACAGGCAAAGAAGAAATTCGGATTTTTACTCGAAGCATTTCGTTATGGCGCACCACCTCACGGCGGAATTGCTTATGGGTTTGACCGTATCTGCATGTTGTTAACGGGAGAAAAATCTATTCGCGATGTAATTGCGTTTCCGAAAACAACGAGCGCAATGTCGTTGATGGATGAATCACCGTCAGAAGTCGATGAAGCACAATTAAAAGAGCTGCATATAAAAATCGTATGA
- a CDS encoding Zn-ribbon domain-containing OB-fold protein, producing the protein MITARYHREIPQRYRLEAGKCTKCGYVAFPPRLVCPKCNTKKFKPIVLKDEGKIITYTVIRVGPDKFSKETPYAIGIIELNDKLRLTAQIAGVVDFDKLKIGQKVKLVFRKIQDDGKAGIHMYGYKAVLV; encoded by the coding sequence ATGATTACTGCACGTTATCATCGCGAAATTCCTCAACGCTATCGGCTCGAAGCAGGCAAATGCACAAAGTGCGGATATGTTGCTTTCCCGCCGCGGCTTGTTTGCCCGAAGTGTAACACGAAAAAATTCAAACCAATCGTGTTGAAGGATGAAGGGAAAATAATTACCTACACTGTAATTCGTGTGGGACCCGATAAATTTTCAAAAGAGACTCCATACGCAATCGGAATTATCGAGTTGAACGATAAACTCCGTTTGACAGCTCAGATCGCAGGTGTGGTTGATTTTGATAAACTGAAGATCGGACAGAAGGTGAAGCTCGTCTTCCGCAAAATTCAAGACGACGGCAAAGCCGGCATACACATGTATGGGTATAAAGCTGTACTAGTTTAA
- a CDS encoding DUF1446 domain-containing protein — protein MKDKIRIASGQGFWGDLQSAPMDQVTKGQIDYLMMDFLAEVTMSIMQKQKRRNPELGYAKDLVQIIEQILPICIEKNIKIITNGGGANPEGCRDAIFKCANKKGYKNLKIAAVHGDDILPNIELLRKQGIPFTNLENGASFDSIGHKILSANVYFGARPIVEALKQDAQIVITGRTTDTSLTYAPMIYEFGWSWDDWDKLAAGVVAGHILECGGQATGGNFSAGWKSVPDLAHIGFPIAEAYPNGEFIITKHENTGGLVSVDTITEQLMYEIGDPQNYITPDCVADFSSIKLEQVGNNRVKVFGVKGRPDTDTFKVSMAYADGYTAVSTLTFTWPDALEKAKKADEILRTRLADLKLHFDEIRTEFLGLNSCHGHLAPMPDKINEIVLRIGVRSHDHHAVERFGKEIAPLILTGPPSVTGFAGGRPKPSDVIAYWPSLIPKKDINPIVTVTSI, from the coding sequence ATGAAAGATAAAATCAGAATAGCATCCGGACAAGGATTTTGGGGAGACTTGCAAAGTGCACCGATGGATCAGGTAACGAAAGGACAGATCGATTATTTAATGATGGATTTTCTTGCGGAAGTAACTATGTCCATTATGCAAAAACAGAAACGCCGCAATCCTGAACTCGGTTATGCAAAAGATTTAGTCCAGATTATCGAACAAATACTTCCTATCTGCATAGAGAAAAATATCAAGATCATAACTAACGGTGGCGGAGCTAATCCCGAAGGTTGTCGTGATGCTATTTTCAAGTGCGCAAATAAAAAGGGATATAAGAATCTCAAAATCGCGGCAGTGCATGGCGACGATATCCTTCCGAATATCGAACTCCTTCGCAAGCAAGGTATTCCATTTACAAATTTAGAAAATGGGGCATCATTTGATTCAATCGGACATAAAATTCTGAGTGCAAATGTTTACTTTGGTGCGAGACCGATTGTTGAAGCTTTGAAGCAAGACGCCCAGATTGTAATTACAGGTCGAACTACTGACACATCATTAACTTACGCACCAATGATTTATGAATTCGGTTGGTCGTGGGATGATTGGGATAAATTAGCTGCCGGTGTTGTGGCGGGTCATATACTTGAATGCGGCGGACAGGCGACAGGCGGCAATTTTTCTGCCGGCTGGAAATCTGTACCCGACCTTGCACACATCGGTTTTCCGATTGCAGAAGCATATCCAAACGGCGAGTTCATTATTACAAAACACGAGAACACTGGCGGACTTGTTTCAGTAGATACGATCACCGAACAGCTTATGTACGAGATTGGCGATCCACAAAATTATATCACGCCAGATTGTGTTGCCGATTTTTCATCAATAAAACTAGAACAGGTTGGAAACAATAGAGTAAAAGTTTTTGGAGTGAAGGGGAGACCCGATACCGACACATTCAAAGTCTCAATGGCATACGCCGATGGTTACACTGCCGTTAGCACGCTTACCTTCACATGGCCCGATGCATTAGAGAAGGCGAAAAAAGCGGATGAAATTCTTCGAACGCGCCTAGCTGATTTGAAGTTACATTTTGATGAAATACGGACGGAATTTCTCGGTTTAAATTCGTGTCATGGGCATTTGGCTCCAATGCCTGATAAGATCAATGAAATAGTTTTGCGAATCGGCGTGCGTTCACACGATCATCACGCGGTTGAAAGATTCGGAAAAGAAATAGCCCCGTTAATTTTAACAGGACCTCCATCAGTTACAGGATTTGCCGGGGGCAGACCGAAACCGAGTGATGTGATTGCCTACTGGCCCTCACTTATTCCTAAAAAAGATATCAATCCTATTGTAACGGTAACGTCAATTTAG
- a CDS encoding DUF1697 domain-containing protein, producing the protein MKTYIALFRGINVGGKNSLPMKELVAILENIGARKVKTYILSGNAVFQSDEKNLSQLSKRLTIEIKKRHGFEPHVLILELDAIKRAMTENPFPEAEADPSSLHLGFLISTPKNPDLKKLESFKKKSERYYLSDHVFYLHAPEGIGRSKLAASTEKLLGVPMTDRNWRTVCKIRELANE; encoded by the coding sequence ATGAAAACTTACATTGCGTTATTCAGAGGCATCAATGTCGGCGGTAAAAATTCATTGCCGATGAAAGAGCTTGTTGCCATTCTGGAAAATATTGGCGCACGGAAAGTCAAGACCTATATCCTGAGCGGTAATGCAGTATTTCAGAGCGATGAAAAAAACCTGTCACAACTCTCCAAGCGGTTGACTATTGAAATCAAGAAGCGCCATGGTTTCGAGCCGCATGTTCTTATTCTCGAGTTAGATGCAATAAAAAGAGCAATGACGGAAAATCCATTTCCTGAGGCAGAAGCAGACCCAAGCAGTTTGCATCTTGGTTTTCTTATCTCTACACCTAAGAATCCTGACCTCAAGAAACTCGAGAGTTTTAAAAAGAAAAGTGAACGATATTATCTAAGCGATCATGTTTTTTATCTGCATGCGCCCGAAGGGATCGGCAGATCCAAGCTTGCTGCAAGTACCGAAAAATTACTTGGTGTTCCGATGACAGATCGTAATTGGAGAACCGTATGCAAAATCAGAGAATTGGCAAATGAATGA
- a CDS encoding DUF1211 domain-containing protein, whose protein sequence is MQKNRLEAFSDGVIAIIITIMVLELKIPHEPDIYELFHIFPKFLSYVLSFLYLAIYWNNHHHLLHTVHRVNGKILWANIHLLFWLSLIPFATAWSGENNFAADPVIVYGFILFMSGLSYFILSKTIISSHGKDSILASAIGKDFKGTLSVILYAVSTPLAYWEPGISMGVYTLVAIMWLIPDKRIEKELSRTVE, encoded by the coding sequence ATGCAAAAAAATAGATTAGAAGCTTTCAGCGATGGAGTAATTGCTATCATTATAACCATTATGGTCCTTGAGTTGAAGATCCCTCATGAACCGGATATCTATGAATTGTTCCATATATTCCCAAAGTTTTTAAGTTACGTACTCAGCTTTTTATACCTTGCTATCTACTGGAATAACCACCATCATTTGCTACACACCGTTCATCGTGTCAATGGAAAAATATTATGGGCTAACATACACTTGCTTTTCTGGTTATCACTAATTCCATTTGCCACAGCATGGTCCGGGGAAAATAATTTTGCCGCCGATCCGGTTATTGTATATGGTTTTATACTGTTCATGTCAGGACTATCATATTTTATTTTATCCAAGACAATAATATCCTCACACGGAAAAGATTCGATTTTGGCATCGGCAATAGGAAAAGATTTTAAAGGTACATTGTCGGTAATACTTTATGCTGTATCGACTCCGCTTGCGTACTGGGAACCAGGAATCTCAATGGGAGTTTATACATTGGTTGCCATAATGTGGCTCATACCAGATAAACGCATTGAGAAGGAACTTTCAAGGACGGTTGAATAG
- a CDS encoding AMP-binding protein, whose amino-acid sequence MLLHQQFVRIAKQHEKKLAIVDRTLRRRVTYKKALIGALILAKKFQNYPPGFLGIMLPNSAGSVLSILATLMSGRVPVMINYSTGAAANCEFAQKKCDFKTIITSRALCEKINCKKINGMIFLEDIMESISFFDKIKAAITAGQSADQILKKIHAGNEDDTLLILFTSGSEKDPKGVQLTHRNITSNYESLIKAYSFSSEDIFLANLPYFHVFGQTANLWVPIAVGMTIVTYANPLDFKVICDIVREENVTLMAGTPMFFWGYLRNSKTGDFKSVRILLSGADKCPDALRKGFLEKHDKVLLEAYGATETSPAITVNTLENNRPGSVGRPIDGVLVRVENYETGEECGVGEIGKILVKGDNVMKGYFDDFEQTSLSIRHGWYDTGDMGYLDAEGYLWHVGRLKRFLKVGGEMVSLIKVEDVLEKLLSADIECCVVEVPDAIRGARIVAAVTKQIDDKLILKKMSEQLPKISLPSKFVVIPEMPKTGSGKIDFRAITERVRDVIQNI is encoded by the coding sequence ATGCTCTTACACCAACAATTTGTACGAATAGCAAAGCAACACGAGAAGAAACTCGCGATAGTAGATAGAACTCTTCGACGTCGGGTAACTTACAAAAAGGCACTGATAGGCGCCCTTATTCTTGCAAAGAAATTTCAAAATTATCCCCCGGGATTTTTAGGCATCATGCTGCCGAATTCTGCCGGTTCTGTTTTGTCAATCTTGGCAACTTTGATGAGCGGTCGTGTACCTGTCATGATAAATTATTCAACGGGTGCAGCCGCTAATTGTGAGTTCGCGCAGAAGAAATGCGATTTCAAAACTATCATTACGTCAAGAGCACTCTGCGAGAAAATCAATTGTAAAAAGATAAATGGCATGATCTTTCTTGAAGATATCATGGAATCAATTTCTTTCTTCGATAAGATCAAAGCGGCTATCACTGCAGGTCAATCGGCAGACCAAATATTAAAAAAGATACATGCAGGGAACGAGGATGATACATTACTTATTTTGTTCACCAGCGGTAGTGAGAAAGATCCTAAAGGTGTTCAATTAACTCACAGAAATATTACATCCAATTACGAAAGTCTAATCAAGGCATATTCGTTTTCGTCGGAAGATATATTTTTAGCAAATTTGCCATACTTCCATGTTTTTGGGCAAACGGCAAATCTTTGGGTACCAATAGCAGTTGGGATGACGATAGTTACTTATGCAAATCCTCTTGACTTTAAAGTTATATGTGATATTGTTCGAGAAGAAAACGTTACACTTATGGCAGGAACGCCAATGTTTTTCTGGGGCTATCTCAGAAATTCCAAAACCGGCGATTTCAAATCGGTAAGAATTCTACTATCAGGAGCCGATAAATGTCCGGATGCTCTCCGTAAAGGTTTTCTTGAGAAGCATGACAAAGTTTTACTGGAAGCATACGGCGCCACCGAAACAAGTCCTGCAATAACAGTTAACACGCTGGAAAATAATCGGCCGGGAAGTGTTGGACGGCCAATTGACGGAGTTCTGGTGCGAGTGGAAAATTATGAAACAGGTGAGGAATGTGGTGTGGGAGAAATCGGGAAAATTTTAGTTAAAGGTGATAATGTAATGAAGGGATACTTTGATGATTTTGAACAGACTTCGTTGAGCATTCGCCATGGATGGTATGACACTGGAGATATGGGGTATCTGGACGCAGAAGGTTATCTATGGCACGTTGGCAGATTGAAACGTTTTTTGAAAGTCGGTGGCGAAATGGTGTCGTTAATAAAAGTGGAAGATGTTTTGGAAAAACTTCTATCGGCGGATATTGAATGTTGTGTGGTCGAAGTCCCCGATGCGATACGCGGAGCCAGAATTGTTGCTGCGGTGACGAAGCAAATCGATGATAAACTGATCCTGAAGAAAATGTCTGAGCAGTTACCAAAAATATCGTTACCGAGCAAATTCGTGGTTATACCCGAAATGCCGAAAACAGGGAGTGGAAAAATTGATTTTAGAGCAATCACCGAACGAGTAAGAGATGTAATTCAGAATATTTAG
- a CDS encoding ORF6N domain-containing protein, translating to MKQIVPQEIIEKRIFLIRGQKVMLDFHLAGLYEVETKALKRAVKRNLERFPDDFCFALSDEEWNNLRYQFGTSSSAQWGGRRYLPYVFTEQGVAMLSSVLRSKKAIQVNIEIMRAFVRLREILATHKDLARKLEEMEKKYDAQFKIVFDAIRQLMLPPEKPKRPIGFHIEEKKVKYSVKNKFKGKYLNYKSEI from the coding sequence ATGAAACAAATCGTGCCACAGGAGATCATCGAAAAGAGAATCTTTCTGATAAGAGGGCAGAAGGTCATGCTCGATTTCCATCTTGCTGGACTTTACGAGGTTGAAACAAAGGCCCTCAAGAGAGCCGTTAAAAGGAACCTTGAAAGATTTCCAGACGATTTTTGTTTTGCATTATCTGATGAAGAATGGAATAACTTGAGGTACCAATTTGGCACCTCAAGTTCTGCACAATGGGGAGGGAGGCGTTACCTGCCTTACGTCTTCACAGAACAGGGTGTCGCGATGCTCTCATCAGTTCTGAGAAGCAAGAAAGCCATTCAAGTTAACATCGAAATTATGCGTGCATTTGTTAGGTTAAGGGAAATATTAGCGACTCACAAAGACTTAGCCCGCAAGCTGGAAGAAATGGAAAAGAAATATGATGCACAATTTAAAATTGTATTCGATGCAATTCGTCAATTGATGCTACCTCCCGAAAAGCCAAAACGCCCGATTGGCTTTCATATAGAGGAAAAGAAAGTTAAATATTCGGTAAAAAATAAATTTAAGGGTAAATATTTAAATTATAAGTCTGAAATCTAA
- a CDS encoding sigma-54-dependent Fis family transcriptional regulator, with amino-acid sequence MNDKNKVNIRLLHVDDEEAFRLQISEILSSDGYIVETVVDGVEAINILQAKRFDLVLLDISMPKVSGIEVLHFIKNNYPATEVIMLTGVDDLKVAVDCMKEGAFHYLTKPFLVDELTQVIERAIEHRILKNENKIMRSEINRIGGSSELIGASQAFKSVISIADKVAPTDSGVLIQGSSGTGKELVADYIHKHSLRSGMPLVAINCAAIPDTLLESELFGHEKGAFTDARSQKQGLIELADGGTLFLDEVGDISSIIQPKLLRFVQTGEFRRIGGNTTLRADVRIISATNKDLREEVKQSRFREDLLYRLNVITITIPPLRERKEDIPLLVTNFFNKKLRGKKTKWLSGKALDVLCKYDWPGNVRELENVLESAVILSNGDEIEPGDLLLPNYRNNFSGSISEINSSMGEISLKELERIHITNILNNVSGDKKIASKVLGISLKTLYTKIAQYNL; translated from the coding sequence ATGAATGATAAGAACAAAGTAAATATCCGACTCCTTCATGTAGATGACGAAGAAGCATTTCGGCTGCAGATCAGCGAAATACTATCGTCAGATGGTTACATTGTGGAAACAGTGGTGGATGGAGTTGAAGCAATAAATATTCTGCAGGCAAAAAGATTCGATCTTGTACTGCTTGATATATCGATGCCTAAAGTTAGCGGGATAGAAGTGCTGCATTTCATCAAAAATAACTATCCGGCTACCGAAGTTATTATGTTAACCGGAGTCGATGATCTGAAAGTGGCAGTCGATTGTATGAAAGAAGGCGCGTTCCACTATCTGACAAAACCATTCCTTGTTGATGAATTGACTCAGGTCATCGAAAGAGCTATCGAACATCGCATCCTGAAGAACGAGAACAAAATAATGCGATCTGAGATAAATCGGATTGGTGGTAGTTCGGAGTTGATCGGTGCGAGCCAGGCATTCAAATCGGTTATTTCAATCGCTGATAAAGTAGCTCCAACTGATAGCGGTGTACTTATACAAGGATCGAGCGGCACGGGTAAAGAATTGGTAGCTGATTATATTCATAAACACAGCTTACGTTCAGGAATGCCACTTGTGGCGATAAACTGTGCCGCAATTCCCGATACGCTGCTTGAAAGCGAACTATTCGGACATGAAAAAGGAGCTTTCACCGATGCGCGAAGTCAGAAACAAGGATTGATTGAGTTGGCAGATGGAGGTACATTATTCCTGGATGAAGTTGGTGATATAAGTTCTATCATTCAGCCCAAGTTACTTCGGTTTGTGCAGACCGGGGAATTCAGACGCATTGGTGGAAACACAACTTTACGGGCTGATGTTAGAATAATTTCGGCGACGAATAAAGACCTTCGGGAGGAAGTGAAGCAATCGAGGTTCAGAGAGGATCTTCTTTACCGTTTAAATGTTATCACTATAACCATACCTCCGCTGCGTGAACGAAAGGAAGATATTCCGTTGTTGGTTACTAATTTTTTTAATAAAAAACTTAGAGGTAAAAAAACAAAATGGTTAAGCGGCAAGGCACTTGATGTTTTATGTAAATATGATTGGCCCGGTAATGTCAGGGAACTTGAGAATGTTCTGGAGAGTGCGGTGATACTTTCCAATGGAGATGAAATAGAGCCGGGTGATTTACTCTTGCCGAATTATCGAAACAATTTTTCAGGATCAATCAGCGAGATAAATTCGTCGATGGGCGAAATATCATTGAAGGAACTTGAAAGAATCCATATCACGAACATTCTAAATAATGTATCGGGAGATAAAAAAATCGCCTCGAAAGTTTTGGGTATCAGCTTAAAAACTCTCTATACAAAAATCGCTCAATATAATCTTTAA
- a CDS encoding hydroxymethylglutaryl-CoA synthase gives MIGIVGFGAYLPRYRIKAETIAKQWGMDANAIVRGLQLNEKTVPGQDEDTITISVAAAKNALLRAQIDPQEIGALYIGSESHPYAVKPSGTIVIDALGVGPHVHVASYEFACKAGSEAMFVAYSLVKAGEMKYAMGIGADTSQGAPGDALEYSASAGGAAFIMGSEKVVAEILFTHSYTSDTPDFWRREGEDYPRHGGRFTGDPAYFKHVMGAANALLEKSKMKPSEFKYAVFHMPNGKFPQEVGKRLGFTKEQLEVGWIVPWMGNTYSGSSPTGLAAILDVAKPDDKIFMVSFGSGAGSDGFIYRATKEITKVQNRAPKLRDYLDKDKIYLDYGQYAKFRKKIKLNE, from the coding sequence ATGATCGGAATTGTTGGTTTTGGCGCGTACCTTCCTCGGTACCGCATAAAAGCAGAAACGATCGCAAAGCAATGGGGAATGGATGCTAATGCGATTGTTCGTGGTTTGCAGTTAAATGAAAAAACTGTCCCCGGACAGGATGAAGATACGATAACTATTTCTGTCGCGGCAGCGAAGAATGCACTTTTGCGTGCGCAAATCGATCCGCAGGAAATTGGTGCATTGTACATTGGATCTGAATCGCATCCATACGCTGTGAAACCGAGCGGCACAATTGTGATCGATGCACTCGGAGTTGGTCCCCATGTTCACGTTGCGAGCTACGAGTTTGCATGTAAAGCAGGAAGTGAAGCAATGTTTGTTGCATATAGTCTTGTTAAAGCAGGCGAGATGAAATATGCAATGGGCATCGGTGCCGATACATCTCAGGGTGCACCGGGCGATGCACTGGAATATTCCGCATCAGCAGGCGGCGCAGCGTTCATCATGGGAAGCGAGAAAGTTGTGGCTGAAATTCTTTTCACTCACTCTTACACATCCGATACTCCCGATTTCTGGCGGCGTGAAGGTGAAGACTATCCTCGTCACGGCGGAAGATTCACTGGCGACCCTGCATACTTCAAACATGTTATGGGTGCCGCAAACGCACTTCTAGAAAAATCGAAAATGAAACCTTCCGAATTCAAGTATGCTGTGTTTCATATGCCGAATGGCAAATTTCCACAGGAAGTCGGCAAGCGTCTCGGTTTTACAAAAGAGCAATTGGAAGTCGGATGGATTGTTCCGTGGATGGGTAACACTTATTCAGGTTCATCCCCAACCGGACTTGCAGCGATTCTCGATGTTGCCAAGCCGGATGATAAGATATTTATGGTCTCGTTCGGTTCAGGCGCGGGCAGTGATGGATTTATTTATCGTGCAACAAAAGAGATCACCAAAGTTCAGAATCGCGCGCCGAAGTTAAGAGATTATCTTGATAAAGATAAAATCTATTTAGACTACGGTCAGTATGCGAAGTTCCGTAAAAAAATTAAACTTAATGAATAA
- a CDS encoding thiolase domain-containing protein, which yields MRDVVVIGAGMTKFGELWGKSIKDIFVEAALKAIEDAGVKQIDSMYVGAMSSGLFVGQEHLGAVMADYLGVTPIPATHVESACASGGVSFRQAYLEVASGASDIVLAGGVEKMTDGADVTEALATAADQEYEVYQGVTFPGLYAMIAHAHMKEFGTTRKQLAAVAVKNHRNGAKNPNAQFRSDITIDQVLNATMVSDPFGLLDCSPVSDGAAAVIVTTMEIAKKLKKKPIKVIASAQASDTIALHSRPSITTLGSVVNAAKKAYKMAGLKPSDIDLCEVHDCFTIAEIVVSEDLGFFKKGEGGKAAEKGLTAIGGKIPINTSGGLKSKGHPVGATGIAQIIELYEQLNGKAGDRQVKGARIGMAQNMGGSGASCVIHILEGGK from the coding sequence ATGAGAGATGTAGTAGTTATTGGAGCCGGCATGACGAAGTTCGGCGAGCTTTGGGGCAAATCAATAAAAGATATTTTTGTTGAAGCCGCACTTAAAGCGATTGAAGATGCCGGAGTTAAACAAATTGACTCGATGTACGTAGGTGCGATGTCGTCTGGTTTATTCGTTGGGCAGGAACATTTAGGCGCGGTGATGGCAGATTATCTTGGTGTAACTCCGATTCCGGCAACACACGTTGAATCGGCTTGCGCCTCAGGCGGCGTTTCGTTCCGACAAGCATATCTTGAAGTTGCTTCAGGTGCGAGTGATATAGTACTTGCAGGCGGTGTTGAGAAGATGACAGACGGTGCCGATGTAACAGAAGCATTGGCAACCGCCGCCGATCAAGAATATGAAGTTTATCAGGGAGTTACATTCCCCGGATTATATGCAATGATCGCACACGCTCATATGAAAGAATTCGGCACAACACGGAAACAGCTTGCCGCAGTTGCTGTGAAGAATCATCGTAACGGTGCCAAGAATCCAAACGCGCAATTTCGTTCGGATATTACAATAGATCAAGTCCTTAACGCGACAATGGTCTCTGATCCGTTCGGGTTGCTCGATTGCTCACCAGTGAGCGATGGAGCCGCAGCCGTAATTGTCACAACGATGGAGATTGCAAAGAAACTTAAGAAGAAACCAATCAAAGTTATCGCATCTGCGCAAGCTTCCGATACGATAGCGCTTCACAGCCGACCGAGCATTACAACTCTCGGTTCTGTTGTGAATGCCGCGAAGAAAGCATACAAGATGGCAGGATTGAAACCATCTGATATCGATCTTTGCGAAGTGCACGATTGCTTCACGATTGCAGAGATTGTTGTTTCGGAAGATTTAGGATTTTTCAAGAAAGGCGAAGGGGGAAAAGCCGCTGAGAAAGGTTTGACTGCAATCGGCGGAAAAATTCCAATCAACACAAGCGGCGGACTGAAATCTAAAGGTCATCCGGTTGGAGCAACAGGCATCGCGCAAATAATTGAACTTTACGAACAACTCAATGGCAAAGCAGGCGACCGTCAGGTTAAAGGCGCGCGTATCGGTATGGCGCAGAACATGGGCGGAAGCGGCGCAAGCTGTGTCATTCATATACTGGAGGGCGGAAAATGA